The nucleotide window CAACAGCACCCGGACCGGTGAGGCGTTTTACCACCGTCTGGGTTATCGGGCTTGTGCTGAAACCTTCACCGTGGCGGGACTCCACGCCATTCCCATGCATAAGGCGCTGTCGTCACCTTCATAGAAAGCGGTGCGAGGGCCTAAATCCCTGCGGTCCTGATGCGTTTCCAGAACAGGAAAACCTGCAAGTGCGCCCCGTGACCGGAACGCGCACCTGCCCGGTGTGCAGTTTTGGTCACTATCAGCAGCGTATTGAGGGGTCGAGAGATGTCAGTCGCTACCAGCCTTATCGAAGATCAGCCGGCCCGGATCGTCCCGACGCCTGCCGAGACGCTTTATCAGTTCAACGAATCGCCATTGCTGGCCCGTCAGAGCCAGCAGGAATCGAATGCTCGCAGCTACCCGAGGCGTATTCCCCTGGCACTCAAGCGCGCCAAGGGCATTTATGTCGAGGACGTCGAAGGCCGCAGTTTCATCGATTGCCTGGCCGGTGCGGGGACTCTGGCCCTGGGGCACAACCATCCAGTGGTGATCGAAGCGATCCAGCAAGTGCTGACCGATGAACTGCCGCTGCACACACTCGACCTGACCACGCCGGTGAAGGATCAGTTTGTTCAGGACCTGTTCGGTCTGTTGCCACAGGCATTGGCCGCTGAAGCGAAGATCCAGTTCTGTGGCCCCACCGGTACCGATGCGGTGGAAGCCGCGCTGAAACTGGTGCGCACTGCCACCGGGCGCAGCACGGTTTTGTCGTTCCAGGGCGGTTACCACGGCATGAGCCAGGGCGCGCTGAGCCTGATGGGCAGTCTGGGGCCGAAAAAGCCGTTGGGTGCCTTGCTCAGCAGTGGCGTGCAATTCATGCCGTATCCCTACGATTATCGTTGCCCGTTCGGGCTCGGCGGCGCGCAGGGGGTGCAGGTCAACCTGAATTACCTGGAAAACCTGCTGAACGATCCAGAGGCCGGCGTGCAACTGCCCGCTGCCGTGATCGTCGAAGCGGTGCAGGGCGAGGGCGGGGTGATTCCAGCCGATCTTCACTGGTTGCGTGGTTTGCGGCGTATCACCGAGAAGGCCGGCGTAGCGCTGATCGTCGATGAAATCCAGAGCGGTTTTGCCCGTACCGGCAAGATGTTCGCCTTCGAGCACGCCGGGATCATTCCGGACGTGGTGGTCATGTCCAAGGCCATCGGCGGCAGCCTGCCACTGGCAGTGGTGGTCTATCGCGACTGGCTCGACACCTGGCTGCCAGGTGCCCATGCCGGGACCTTCCGTGGTAATCAAATGGCCATGGCCGCAGGCTCTGCGGTGATGCGCTACCTGACCGAGCACAAGGTTTGTGAGCACGCTGCTGCCATGGGCGAGCGCTTGGGTGAGCACTTGCGCATCCTGCAACGGGACTTCCCGCAACTGGGCGACATTCGCGGACGCGGCTTGATGCTGGGCGTTGAACTGGTCGACCCGACTGGTGCGCCGGATGCACAAGGCCATCCACCGATATTCGCTCGCCTGGCGCCGCTGGTGCAACGCGAGTGCCTCAAGCGTGGGTTGATCCTCGAACTGGGCGGGCGTCATGGCGGTGTCGTGCGTTTCCTGCCGCCGCTGGTGATCACGGCCGCAGAAATCGATCGCGTGGCCGAGATTTTCGGCAGGGCCATGGCCGCCGCCACTGCCAGCCTCTAAATTTTTCGGCGCCTCGAACGTTCCTTCTACATAACGGCTGCACACGCCGTGCAGCCCACCCCTATAGCTATGGAGAGACAGCATGACGTCAGTATTCGACCGCGAGGACATCCTCTTTCAGGTCGTGGTCAACCACGAAGAGCAATACTCGATCTGGCCCGACTACAAGGCCGTGCCGCAAGGCTGGCGTACCGTGGGCAAGAGCG belongs to Pseudomonas sp. B21-015 and includes:
- a CDS encoding aspartate aminotransferase family protein, yielding MSVATSLIEDQPARIVPTPAETLYQFNESPLLARQSQQESNARSYPRRIPLALKRAKGIYVEDVEGRSFIDCLAGAGTLALGHNHPVVIEAIQQVLTDELPLHTLDLTTPVKDQFVQDLFGLLPQALAAEAKIQFCGPTGTDAVEAALKLVRTATGRSTVLSFQGGYHGMSQGALSLMGSLGPKKPLGALLSSGVQFMPYPYDYRCPFGLGGAQGVQVNLNYLENLLNDPEAGVQLPAAVIVEAVQGEGGVIPADLHWLRGLRRITEKAGVALIVDEIQSGFARTGKMFAFEHAGIIPDVVVMSKAIGGSLPLAVVVYRDWLDTWLPGAHAGTFRGNQMAMAAGSAVMRYLTEHKVCEHAAAMGERLGEHLRILQRDFPQLGDIRGRGLMLGVELVDPTGAPDAQGHPPIFARLAPLVQRECLKRGLILELGGRHGGVVRFLPPLVITAAEIDRVAEIFGRAMAAATASL
- a CDS encoding MbtH family protein, with the translated sequence MTSVFDREDILFQVVVNHEEQYSIWPDYKAVPQGWRTVGKSGLKKECLAYIEEVWTDMRPLSLRQKMEEQAAVAH